In Paractinoplanes brasiliensis, the following proteins share a genomic window:
- a CDS encoding lantibiotic dehydratase C-terminal domain-containing protein — MSATAGWIYRKVYVGVVDAGLDHLITRLAPQIQARSDLRGWFFIRYIDDGGPHLRLRVLPRDPDGDLAASLDAMIGDALRALPTLPPSWYRPVIVLPRAEQRGRPAVLRSVPDVYEPETDKYGLHTTVIAELLFQHSSAVAVQVLRDENNDEYSRKTVVPCLMQAVADAFVPSLGSHFWENYSNYWLRVCHADPGWRERFAAKAGELRATGVAVVAAEADLPAQAAAAVSAWRGYVGDAAEAYAADQHEPAPSAVSLAFHFAHLMNNRLGVGPLEEAYYGSLLSAHATAAV, encoded by the coding sequence GTGAGCGCCACCGCCGGCTGGATCTACCGCAAGGTCTACGTGGGCGTTGTGGATGCCGGGCTCGACCACCTCATCACCCGCCTGGCGCCACAGATTCAGGCGCGGTCCGACCTGCGCGGGTGGTTCTTCATCCGATACATCGACGACGGCGGCCCGCACCTGCGGTTGCGGGTCCTGCCACGCGACCCGGACGGTGATCTGGCGGCATCCCTCGACGCGATGATCGGCGACGCGCTCCGGGCCCTGCCCACCTTGCCGCCCTCGTGGTATCGGCCGGTCATCGTGCTCCCCCGCGCCGAGCAGCGCGGACGGCCGGCCGTGCTGCGTTCCGTTCCCGATGTGTACGAGCCGGAAACAGACAAATATGGGCTGCACACGACAGTGATCGCCGAGTTGCTTTTCCAGCATTCCAGCGCCGTCGCGGTTCAGGTGCTGCGGGACGAGAACAACGACGAGTATTCGCGCAAAACGGTCGTTCCCTGCCTCATGCAGGCGGTCGCCGACGCGTTCGTACCGTCGCTGGGGTCGCATTTCTGGGAGAACTACAGCAACTATTGGCTCAGGGTCTGCCACGCCGACCCGGGGTGGCGCGAAAGGTTTGCGGCGAAAGCCGGCGAGTTGCGCGCCACCGGCGTTGCCGTCGTGGCGGCCGAGGCCGATCTGCCGGCGCAGGCGGCGGCCGCGGTGTCGGCCTGGCGGGGTTACGTCGGCGACGCTGCCGAGGCGTACGCCGCCGATCAGCACGAGCCGGCGCCGAGCGCTGTGTCGCTGGCCTTCCACTTCGCTCATCTGATGAACAACCGGCTGGGCGTAGGCCCGCTCGAAGAGGCCTACTACGGCAGCCTTCTGAGTGCCCACGCCACGGCGGCCGTATGA
- a CDS encoding YcaO-like family protein, with product MSGTTGVAEPGLLATLRAGNRIGSLVQPRGGLIGAVQRLPVRPGEAEAEVVAASLGALSRTLPQVTAGDSPGGAGSDRTVEIAWLKAVVEAAERYACIVHDENDFTIASATDLGRAAIDLTGIARCSAREYADPRCPVRPADPDRPIRWVRGVSLIDHTDRFVPAAMVHLHFEPTVDERFWLQTSTGVAAHTSLPAALIAALCEVVERDALALAWLGRLPLDRLAGTPRAEQPERTSQLLARAAGSMVDFHYFDATTDLGVPTVLSVQTRTGHPYCDVTVSCATALDGNSALAKVICEATSARIALDSAQHIPAAVEDFTSLTHGAHYYGRGGQRRAFDFLLDRPATEPPDGWAIRSCLPDLSTASDEHRLAALVAVLRQHGMDVVAVDLTTEELREAGLWVVRVVVPQLMPISFVHRARFLGTPRLTGYVGRTRPGFTESDANPDPLPFA from the coding sequence ATGAGCGGCACGACCGGCGTCGCGGAACCGGGCCTGCTCGCCACGCTGCGCGCCGGCAACCGGATCGGTTCGCTGGTGCAGCCGCGCGGCGGGCTGATCGGCGCGGTGCAACGGCTACCGGTGCGTCCCGGTGAGGCTGAAGCCGAGGTGGTGGCCGCCTCTCTCGGCGCGCTGAGCAGGACGCTGCCGCAGGTCACCGCGGGTGACAGCCCGGGCGGGGCGGGCAGCGACCGCACCGTCGAGATCGCCTGGCTCAAGGCGGTCGTCGAGGCCGCGGAACGGTACGCGTGCATCGTCCACGACGAGAACGACTTCACGATCGCGTCCGCCACCGATCTGGGCCGGGCGGCCATCGACCTGACCGGGATCGCCCGCTGCTCGGCCCGCGAGTACGCCGATCCGCGGTGCCCGGTGCGACCGGCTGACCCCGACCGGCCGATCCGCTGGGTCCGCGGTGTCTCGCTGATCGACCACACCGACCGGTTCGTGCCGGCCGCCATGGTCCACCTGCACTTCGAGCCCACCGTCGACGAACGGTTCTGGCTGCAGACCTCGACCGGGGTGGCCGCGCACACCAGCCTGCCCGCCGCCCTCATCGCCGCGCTCTGCGAGGTTGTCGAGCGCGACGCGCTGGCCCTGGCCTGGCTCGGGCGTCTGCCGCTCGACCGCCTCGCCGGGACACCCCGGGCCGAGCAGCCCGAGCGCACTTCGCAGTTGCTGGCCCGGGCGGCCGGCTCGATGGTGGACTTCCACTATTTCGACGCGACCACCGACCTCGGCGTCCCGACAGTCCTGTCCGTCCAGACGCGGACCGGCCATCCGTACTGCGACGTGACCGTCAGCTGCGCCACCGCCCTCGACGGGAACTCCGCCCTCGCCAAGGTGATCTGCGAGGCGACTTCGGCCCGGATCGCCCTGGACAGCGCGCAGCACATTCCGGCCGCTGTCGAGGACTTCACCAGTCTCACCCACGGCGCCCACTACTACGGGCGCGGCGGCCAGCGGAGGGCGTTCGATTTCCTGCTCGACCGGCCGGCCACCGAGCCACCGGACGGGTGGGCGATTCGTAGCTGCCTGCCGGACCTGTCCACGGCCAGTGACGAGCACCGGCTTGCCGCGCTCGTCGCCGTGCTGCGACAGCACGGCATGGACGTCGTCGCCGTCGATCTGACGACCGAGGAACTGCGCGAGGCAGGACTGTGGGTGGTGCGGGTGGTCGTTCCGCAGCTGATGCCGATCTCCTTCGTGCACCGGGCCCGTTTCCTCGGCACCCCACGGCTGACCGGGTACGTGGGGCGAACCCGGCCGGGATTCACCGAGTCCGACGCCAACCCCGACCCGCTCCCGTTCGCGTAA
- a CDS encoding SDR family NAD(P)-dependent oxidoreductase, with translation MTGQRVAVVTGASRGVGKGIALALGAAGYVVYVTGRSTGDRVTFPAVGGTVDETAAAVTAAGGAGVPVPCDHTDDEQTATLFERVQAEHGGLDLLVNNVWGGYAAYHEDRYADMQGPFWEQPLRVWDDMFTSGVRAHYAATVLAVPVLRPGALVATVSFFPGSYVSGEDQVAYSVAKAADDRPQVSPRVAADPGQ, from the coding sequence ATGACCGGGCAACGGGTAGCGGTGGTGACCGGCGCGAGCCGAGGAGTGGGCAAGGGGATTGCGCTGGCGCTCGGTGCGGCTGGCTACGTCGTGTACGTGACCGGCCGCTCGACCGGTGACCGGGTGACCTTTCCGGCGGTCGGCGGAACGGTTGACGAGACTGCCGCGGCGGTGACCGCAGCCGGCGGCGCCGGTGTGCCGGTGCCCTGCGACCACACCGACGACGAGCAGACGGCCACGCTGTTCGAGCGTGTGCAGGCCGAGCACGGCGGATTGGACTTGCTGGTCAACAACGTGTGGGGCGGCTATGCCGCCTACCACGAGGACCGCTACGCGGACATGCAAGGCCCGTTCTGGGAGCAGCCGCTGCGGGTGTGGGACGACATGTTCACCTCGGGCGTGCGCGCACACTATGCCGCCACCGTGCTGGCAGTGCCCGTGCTTCGGCCCGGCGCGCTCGTCGCGACGGTGTCGTTCTTCCCCGGCAGCTACGTCAGCGGGGAGGACCAGGTCGCGTACAGCGTGGCCAAGGCGGCCGACGACCGGCCGCAGGTCAGCCCGCGCGTCGCGGCTGACCCCGGACAGTGA